One window of Delphinus delphis chromosome 12, mDelDel1.2, whole genome shotgun sequence genomic DNA carries:
- the EPCAM gene encoding epithelial cell adhesion molecule — protein sequence MAPPHVLAFGLLLAAATAAVAAAQEGCVCENYKLTTNCSVNAHGQCQCTSIGTQHSVICTKLASKCLVMKAEMSGSKAGRRVKPEGAIQNNDGLYDPECDDKGLFKAKQCNGTSTCWCVNTAGVRRTDKDSEISCSEPVRTFWIIIELKHKTREKPYDVQSLQAALKEVITSRYQLDPKYITNILYENDVIVIDLVQNSSQKTQNDVDIADVAYYFEKDVKDESLFQSNKMDLRVNGELLDLDPSRTSIYYVDEKPPEFSMQGLQAGIIAVIVVVAVAITAGIAVLVVSRKKRMAKYEKAEIKEMGEMHRELNA from the exons ATGGCGCCCCCCCACGTCCTTGCGTTCGGGCTCCTGCTCGCCGCTGCGACGGCGGCGGTGGCCGCGGCCCAGGAAG gaTGTGTGTGTGAAAACTACAAACTGACCACAAACTGCTCTGTGAATGCACATGGTCAGTGCCAGTGTACTTCAATCGGTACACAACATTCCGTCATTTGCACAAAAT TGGCTTCCAAATGTTTGGTGATGAAGGCAGAAATGAGTGGCTCCAAGGCTGGGAGAAGAGTGAAACCAGAGGGCGCTATCCAGAATAATGACGGGCTCTATGATCCCGAGTGTGACGACAAGGGGCTCTTTAAAGCCAAGCAGTGCAATGGCACCTCCACGTGCTGGTGTGTGAACACTGCTGGGGTCAGAAGAACCGATAAGGACAGTGAAATATCCTGCTCCGAGCCAGTGAGGACCTT CTGGATCATCATTGAACTAAAACACAAGACAAGAGAAAAACCTTATGATGTTCAAAGTTTGCAGGC TGCACTCAAGGAGGTAATCACAAGTCGTTATCAACTGGATCcaaaatatatcacaaatattctg TATGAGAATGATGTTATCGTTATTGACCTGGTACAAAATTCTTCTCAGAAAACTCAGAATGATGTGGACATAGCTGATGTggcttattattttgaaaaagat GTTAAAGATGAATCCTTGTTCCAGTCCAACAAGATGGACCTGAGAGTAAATGGGGAACTACTGGATCTGGATCCCAGTCGAACTTCAATTTACTATGTTGATGAAAAACCACCTGAATTTTCAATGCAGGGTCTACAAGCTGGTATAATTGCTGTCATTGTGGTTGTGGCAGTAGCAATTACTGCTGGAATTGCTGTGCTG GttgtttccagaaagaaaagaatggcaaAATATGAGAAAGCTGAG ATAAAGGAGATGGGTGAAATGCATAGGGAACTCAATGCATAA